The following proteins come from a genomic window of Halorussus halophilus:
- a CDS encoding DUF7333 family protein, translated as MEFDTTTTAIAFVVLFGILAVGTFMSPMTTSTVMMVLGGLAVFGVVTLALGVKHGEYRATHR; from the coding sequence ATGGAGTTCGACACGACTACTACGGCAATCGCGTTCGTCGTACTGTTCGGCATCCTCGCGGTTGGCACTTTCATGAGTCCGATGACGACTAGTACGGTGATGATGGTCCTCGGCGGACTGGCGGTGTTCGGAGTCGTCACGCTCGCACTGGGCGTCAAACACGGCGAGTACAGAGCGACCCACCGATAG
- a CDS encoding DUF6176 family protein — protein sequence MVEPMLYALPIDPEKVGRLREYFEALSDETDLFERGLELEGMFSEAAWLDDSGDDPTLYYYMEASDDYPPDMDLSDIEDDELVELNREHQLLFETVCTEGAELRELDQLFFASTLDRNE from the coding sequence ATGGTCGAACCGATGCTGTACGCGTTGCCCATCGACCCAGAGAAGGTCGGGCGACTCCGGGAGTACTTCGAGGCGTTGAGCGACGAGACCGACCTGTTCGAGCGGGGACTCGAACTGGAGGGGATGTTCAGCGAGGCGGCGTGGCTCGACGACAGCGGAGACGACCCGACGCTGTACTACTACATGGAGGCCAGCGACGACTACCCACCGGACATGGACCTCTCGGACATCGAGGACGACGAACTCGTCGAGTTGAATCGCGAACACCAACTCCTCTTCGAGACGGTCTGTACCGAGGGTGCCGAACTGCGCGAACTCGACCAGTTGTTCTTCGCATCGACGCTCGACCGGAACGAGTGA
- a CDS encoding aldo/keto reductase — MAQTDTDEEFRLDGMSRLGLGTWQNTDPEQCANSVRTALEMGYRHIDTAQIYDNEEYVGEGLAAADVPRDDVFLATKIWTSNLSHDDVIETAKESLDRLGVEYVDLLYVHWPVNEYDAEDTLPAFDQLRDEGLIHNVGVSNFEPEHVDTARDVLDAPVFANQVEMHPYLQQDELLGHCREHDVNVVAYSPLARGRVFDDPTIRDVAEKHDASPAQVSLAWLLQRDGVAAIPKATGEDHIRDNYGALDVRLDEEDVGKIEGLGEHAREVDPDFAPW; from the coding sequence ATGGCTCAGACGGACACCGACGAGGAGTTCCGACTCGACGGAATGTCGCGACTCGGACTCGGCACGTGGCAGAACACCGACCCCGAACAGTGTGCGAACAGCGTTCGAACGGCGCTGGAGATGGGGTATCGCCACATCGACACCGCACAAATCTACGACAACGAGGAGTACGTCGGCGAGGGACTCGCGGCGGCGGACGTCCCTCGTGACGACGTCTTCCTCGCCACGAAAATCTGGACGAGCAACCTCAGTCACGACGACGTCATCGAGACGGCCAAAGAGAGCCTCGACCGACTCGGCGTCGAGTACGTAGACCTGCTGTACGTCCACTGGCCCGTCAACGAGTACGACGCCGAAGACACGCTCCCAGCGTTCGACCAACTGCGCGACGAGGGGCTGATTCACAACGTCGGCGTCAGCAACTTCGAACCGGAACACGTCGATACTGCGCGAGACGTACTGGACGCTCCCGTCTTCGCCAACCAGGTCGAGATGCACCCGTACCTCCAGCAAGACGAGTTACTCGGTCACTGCCGGGAACACGACGTGAACGTCGTCGCGTACTCGCCGCTGGCCCGCGGGCGCGTGTTCGACGACCCGACGATTCGGGACGTCGCCGAGAAACACGACGCGAGTCCCGCGCAAGTGAGTCTTGCGTGGCTCCTCCAGCGGGACGGGGTGGCCGCGATTCCGAAGGCGACCGGCGAAGACCACATTCGGGACAACTACGGCGCGCTCGACGTTCGATTGGACGAGGAGGACGTCGGGAAGATAGAGGGGTTAGGCGAGCACGCACGCGAGGTGGACCCGGACTTCGCGCCGTGGTGA
- a CDS encoding GNAT family N-acetyltransferase: MVPSNAESDGIEIREAKTGDVEGIRRVAADSLGASYGDVLDDDVIEHAVEEWYGDETVEAELDTDGMLYLVAVAGGDLVGFSQSAVLSENPAGNILWIHVAPTHRDQGIGSTLLKQTQAMLSDRGVERVAAEVLAGNESGNRFYEEHGFEKTTDRETEIAGESYVENVYVQQGAEQFEVHEVGDRTLYVNWAESERGSEAPFFAAYSDEDGENLYGWYCSNCQSFDNAMDTMERLECNDCGNTKKPVRWDAAYL, encoded by the coding sequence ATGGTTCCGAGCAACGCCGAGTCCGACGGCATCGAAATCCGCGAGGCGAAGACAGGGGACGTCGAGGGCATCCGGCGGGTCGCGGCAGACTCGCTCGGCGCGTCCTACGGCGACGTTCTCGACGACGACGTCATCGAGCACGCCGTCGAAGAGTGGTACGGCGACGAGACGGTCGAAGCGGAACTCGACACCGACGGGATGCTCTACCTCGTCGCGGTCGCTGGCGGCGACCTCGTCGGCTTCTCCCAAAGTGCGGTACTCTCCGAAAATCCGGCGGGGAACATCCTCTGGATTCACGTCGCCCCGACTCACCGCGACCAAGGAATCGGCTCGACGCTCCTGAAACAGACCCAAGCCATGCTCTCGGACCGCGGCGTCGAGCGCGTCGCCGCCGAAGTGCTCGCGGGCAACGAGAGCGGCAACCGCTTCTACGAGGAACACGGCTTCGAGAAGACGACCGACCGCGAGACCGAAATTGCGGGCGAGAGCTACGTCGAGAACGTCTACGTCCAGCAGGGTGCCGAGCAGTTCGAAGTCCACGAAGTCGGCGACCGAACGCTGTACGTCAACTGGGCAGAGAGCGAGCGCGGCTCTGAAGCTCCGTTCTTCGCGGCGTACAGCGACGAAGACGGCGAGAATCTCTACGGCTGGTACTGCTCGAACTGCCAGAGCTTCGACAACGCGATGGACACGATGGAGCGACTGGAGTGCAACGACTGCGGGAATACGAAGAAGCCGGTGCGCTGGGACGCGGCGTATCTGTAG
- the gltB gene encoding glutamate synthase large subunit — translation MHEYPEPSDSGDQRLLANPTDERSNCGLGVVMDLENEGSHDVLADSLDLLANLEHRGTTGAEENTGDGAGVLIQKPHAFFASEVPTLPAPDEYAVGTFFLPHDDEARANLKSLSEAVLADDGLDCFHWREVPTDNADLGQTALDSEPTVWQAFVKPEGTLSTEEFDTSLYVARRALEQAVEERDHGDRADRFYVCSLDRQTVVYKGLLKGEQLAGYYPDLTDSRVETVFSMVHARFSTNTLGAWHLAHPYRNVVHNGEFNTVRGNVNWMRARETALEAEHFDADRVTPIVADPDGSDTAAVDNAVELLQQGGRDLPHALRMLVPEAWRNEAGMSGARREFYDYHASLVEPWDGPALVAATDGERVGAVLDRNGLRPCRYDVTTDDRVVLASEVGALDLDESEVRERGRLEPGQLFLADPEEGRVVPDEEVFEDLTDDKYGEWVENEQVELSAEDDSTAEKGDDLRARQAAFGYTHDELDNLLEPMAEGGKDPVGSMGDDTPLSVLSEFNRPLFSYFKQLFAQVSNPPIDYLREECVTSLETRLGRQRNLLAESPEHARQLVLDSPVLTDAETVALKDGELPVESIDVTYDAEATDLETAVERVRERAQEAVESGAEVVVLSDEGISSERLAIPSLLATGAVHHHLVREGLRTHAGLVVESGDPRTVHHLACLVGYGAGAVNPSLAYETIADIVAGPDGMDESAAIDAYVKALEDGLLKTMSKMGISTVESYRGAQIFEAVGLDSDFVAEYFEGTENRTEGIGVAEIEADLRERHETAFGSGDDDQSEDSELERQGEFENRTGGRFHQWNPQTVGTLQKSVREGDYAQYQEFAEQINDQNEQLQTLRGLLDFDASERESIPIEEVEPVGDIVQRFSTAAMSLGSLSPEAHENNAIAMNRLGAKSNTGEGGEPPERFDTERECNIKQVASGRFGVTSGYLASADELQIKMAQGSKPGEGGHLPGHKVNEMIAHVRHATPGVGLISPPPQHDIYSIEDLKQLVHDLKAANEDADVNVKLVSEAGIGTIAAGVAKANADVVHISGHSGGTGASPRTSIKHAGLPWELGLAEANQMLRQTGLRSRIKVTVDGGMKTGRDVAIAALLGAEEYSFGTGSLVTSGCVMARQCHENTCPVGIATQREDLRKRFPGEPDHVINYMTFIAQEFREIMAELGFETVEEMVGHVECLQQQETDHPKARGLDLSAVLADPGTGARTKTEPQTHEIDDHLDRTLLASGGDAIERGDPVVLEGELSNEDRGVGAILSNRISQAHGVEGLPDGTVSCRFDGTAGQSFGAFLQSGVDMHLRGAANDYLGKGLSGGRIAVSTPADAAYDPTENVVVGNVALYGATDGELYVNGRAGERFGVRNSGTKAVVEGVGDHGCEYMTGGVVAVLGDTGKNFAAGMSGGVAYVLDSEDDFAGKANTGMVNLEADLSERDEHVLRRLVENHAAYTGSERAQELLDDWETALSQFVKVMPEAYERAVTEEGREDVRNSPPPRAGGREGEDVTAVPGRAD, via the coding sequence ATGCACGAGTATCCAGAGCCATCCGACTCCGGGGACCAACGACTGCTCGCAAACCCCACCGACGAGCGGTCGAACTGTGGTCTCGGGGTCGTCATGGACCTCGAAAACGAAGGCAGCCACGACGTACTCGCAGACAGCCTCGACCTGCTCGCCAACCTCGAACATCGCGGAACGACCGGTGCCGAAGAGAACACTGGCGACGGTGCTGGCGTCCTCATCCAGAAGCCCCACGCCTTTTTCGCCTCCGAAGTGCCGACTCTGCCTGCCCCCGACGAGTACGCCGTCGGGACGTTCTTTCTGCCGCACGACGACGAGGCTCGCGCGAACCTGAAATCTCTCTCTGAAGCCGTTCTCGCCGACGACGGTCTCGACTGCTTCCACTGGCGCGAAGTGCCGACGGACAACGCCGACCTCGGCCAGACCGCACTCGATTCGGAGCCGACCGTCTGGCAGGCGTTCGTCAAGCCCGAAGGAACACTTTCGACCGAGGAGTTCGACACCAGCCTCTACGTCGCTCGGCGCGCGCTCGAGCAGGCAGTCGAGGAGCGCGACCACGGCGACAGGGCCGACCGCTTCTACGTCTGCTCGCTCGACCGCCAGACCGTCGTCTACAAGGGACTGCTAAAGGGCGAGCAACTGGCTGGCTACTACCCGGACCTCACGGATTCGCGCGTCGAGACGGTGTTCTCGATGGTCCACGCTCGCTTCTCGACCAACACGCTCGGCGCGTGGCACCTCGCACACCCCTACCGCAACGTCGTCCACAACGGCGAGTTCAACACCGTCCGAGGCAACGTCAACTGGATGCGCGCCCGCGAGACGGCCCTCGAAGCGGAGCACTTCGACGCCGACCGGGTGACGCCCATCGTCGCCGACCCCGACGGAAGCGACACGGCCGCCGTGGACAACGCCGTCGAACTCCTCCAACAGGGCGGCCGCGACCTGCCCCACGCCCTCCGGATGCTCGTGCCCGAAGCGTGGAGAAACGAAGCGGGAATGTCGGGCGCTCGCCGGGAGTTCTACGACTACCACGCCTCGCTGGTCGAACCGTGGGACGGCCCCGCGCTCGTCGCGGCGACCGACGGCGAGCGAGTCGGCGCGGTGCTGGACAGAAACGGTCTACGCCCCTGCCGCTACGACGTGACGACCGACGATAGAGTCGTCCTCGCCAGCGAAGTCGGCGCGCTCGACTTGGACGAGAGCGAAGTTCGCGAACGCGGCCGTCTCGAACCCGGCCAACTGTTCCTCGCAGACCCCGAGGAAGGTCGCGTCGTCCCCGACGAAGAAGTGTTCGAGGACCTCACGGACGACAAGTACGGCGAGTGGGTCGAGAACGAGCAAGTCGAACTGAGTGCCGAGGACGACTCGACCGCCGAGAAGGGAGACGACCTGCGCGCCCGACAAGCCGCGTTCGGCTACACCCACGACGAACTCGACAACCTGCTCGAACCGATGGCAGAAGGTGGCAAGGACCCCGTCGGGTCGATGGGCGACGACACGCCGCTCTCGGTGCTGTCGGAGTTCAACCGACCGCTGTTCTCCTACTTCAAGCAACTGTTCGCGCAGGTGTCGAACCCACCCATCGACTACCTCCGCGAGGAGTGCGTGACGAGTCTGGAGACGCGTCTCGGTCGCCAGCGCAACTTGCTGGCCGAGTCGCCAGAGCACGCCCGCCAACTCGTCCTCGATTCGCCCGTGCTGACCGACGCCGAGACGGTGGCGCTCAAGGACGGCGAACTTCCCGTCGAGAGTATCGACGTCACGTACGACGCCGAAGCCACCGACCTCGAAACCGCCGTCGAGCGCGTCCGCGAGCGAGCGCAGGAAGCAGTCGAGTCCGGCGCGGAAGTCGTCGTCCTCTCGGACGAGGGAATTAGCTCCGAGCGACTGGCGATTCCGAGTCTGCTCGCGACCGGCGCGGTCCACCACCACCTCGTCCGCGAGGGACTCCGCACGCACGCCGGGCTCGTCGTGGAGTCGGGCGACCCCCGGACGGTCCACCACCTCGCCTGCCTCGTCGGCTACGGTGCGGGCGCGGTGAACCCCTCGCTGGCCTACGAGACCATCGCCGACATCGTCGCTGGCCCGGACGGTATGGACGAGTCTGCGGCCATCGATGCCTACGTCAAAGCCCTCGAAGACGGCCTGCTGAAGACCATGTCGAAGATGGGCATCTCGACCGTCGAGAGCTACCGCGGGGCACAAATATTCGAGGCGGTCGGTCTCGATTCAGACTTCGTCGCCGAGTACTTCGAAGGCACCGAGAACCGCACGGAGGGCATCGGCGTCGCCGAAATCGAAGCCGACCTGCGCGAGCGTCACGAGACTGCATTCGGGTCTGGCGACGATGACCAGAGCGAAGACAGCGAGTTAGAACGCCAAGGCGAGTTCGAGAACCGAACCGGTGGCCGGTTCCACCAGTGGAACCCTCAGACGGTCGGCACGCTCCAGAAGTCAGTTCGCGAGGGCGACTACGCCCAGTATCAGGAGTTCGCCGAGCAGATCAACGACCAGAACGAACAACTCCAGACCCTGCGCGGCCTGCTCGACTTCGACGCGAGCGAGCGCGAGTCGATTCCCATCGAAGAAGTCGAACCTGTCGGCGACATCGTGCAACGCTTCTCGACGGCGGCGATGAGCCTCGGGTCGCTGAGTCCGGAGGCACACGAGAACAACGCCATCGCGATGAACCGCCTCGGCGCGAAGTCCAACACCGGCGAGGGCGGCGAACCGCCCGAGCGGTTCGACACCGAGCGCGAGTGCAACATCAAGCAGGTCGCCTCGGGGCGCTTCGGCGTCACCAGCGGCTACCTCGCCAGCGCCGACGAACTGCAAATCAAGATGGCCCAAGGCTCCAAGCCCGGCGAGGGCGGCCACCTGCCGGGCCACAAGGTCAACGAGATGATTGCACACGTCCGCCACGCGACGCCCGGAGTCGGACTCATCTCGCCGCCGCCCCAGCACGACATCTACAGCATCGAGGACCTCAAGCAGTTGGTTCACGACCTCAAGGCGGCCAACGAGGACGCCGACGTGAACGTCAAGTTGGTCTCGGAAGCCGGAATCGGCACCATCGCGGCAGGCGTGGCGAAGGCCAACGCCGACGTGGTCCACATCTCCGGCCACTCCGGCGGCACGGGCGCGAGTCCGCGAACGTCCATCAAGCACGCTGGCCTGCCGTGGGAACTCGGTCTCGCCGAAGCGAACCAGATGCTCCGCCAGACCGGCCTGCGCTCTCGCATCAAGGTCACCGTAGACGGCGGCATGAAGACCGGCCGCGACGTGGCAATCGCCGCCCTGCTGGGCGCTGAGGAGTACAGTTTCGGCACCGGGAGCCTCGTCACCAGCGGGTGCGTGATGGCTCGCCAGTGTCACGAGAACACCTGTCCGGTCGGCATCGCCACCCAGCGCGAGGACCTGCGCAAGCGGTTCCCCGGCGAACCCGACCACGTCATCAACTACATGACGTTCATCGCCCAGGAGTTCAGAGAAATCATGGCCGAACTCGGCTTCGAGACGGTCGAGGAGATGGTCGGCCACGTCGAGTGCCTGCAACAGCAGGAGACCGACCACCCGAAGGCTCGCGGACTCGACCTCTCGGCGGTGTTGGCAGACCCCGGCACCGGCGCACGGACGAAGACCGAACCCCAGACGCACGAAATCGACGACCACCTCGACCGGACACTGCTCGCCTCTGGGGGAGACGCAATCGAACGCGGTGACCCGGTCGTCCTCGAAGGCGAACTGAGCAACGAGGACCGCGGCGTCGGCGCGATACTCTCGAACCGCATCTCGCAGGCCCACGGCGTCGAAGGGCTCCCGGACGGCACCGTCTCTTGTCGCTTCGACGGCACGGCGGGCCAGAGCTTCGGCGCGTTCCTGCAATCGGGCGTCGATATGCACCTCCGCGGGGCCGCGAACGACTACCTCGGTAAGGGCCTCTCCGGCGGCCGCATCGCCGTCTCGACGCCCGCAGACGCCGCCTACGACCCCACCGAGAACGTCGTGGTCGGCAACGTCGCGCTGTACGGTGCGACCGACGGCGAACTCTACGTCAACGGTCGCGCGGGCGAACGCTTCGGCGTCCGCAACTCCGGGACGAAGGCCGTCGTGGAAGGCGTCGGCGACCACGGCTGTGAGTACATGACCGGCGGCGTCGTCGCCGTGTTGGGCGACACCGGGAAGAACTTCGCGGCCGGGATGAGCGGTGGCGTAGCCTATGTCCTCGATTCGGAGGACGACTTTGCAGGCAAGGCCAACACCGGCATGGTCAACCTCGAAGCTGACCTCTCCGAGCGCGACGAGCACGTCCTGCGCCGTCTCGTGGAGAACCACGCGGCCTATACCGGGAGCGAACGCGCACAGGAACTACTCGACGACTGGGAGACTGCGCTCTCGCAGTTCGTGAAGGTGATGCCCGAAGCCTACGAGCGCGCCGTCACCGAAGAAGGCCGCGAAGACGTGCGCAACTCCCCGCCGCCGCGGGCGGGTGGACGTGAAGGCGAAGACGTGACGGCCGTGCCGGGTCGTGCAGACTGA
- a CDS encoding MFS transporter, whose protein sequence is MNEEKLQFYALYLTRFAAGFGFITLVTLLPTYVNLFDATGLVVGLFTTAFTLSQTVATVPLAWAGDRGDKRLVLAGCLGLGILSYVAFAFVSSPDHSSLEFILVRALQGVAITGSGLMSLALVGELAPADQRANYIGKANAWRFAAGILGSLSAGGLYQLYGFDAVYAVLVALLLPAMVGVWYFLDADDTSIRGNPFSDLAFNERLLTLTSFRAQYAVAVTLVRTWVPLYAGVEAAQGGLAYAPIAVSVVLTAEKLTNMLCQPYTGRWSDRAGRSLFVFVGGGFYGLVALAVPFAPAIGDFLGLPGTYPFLGPLSAAFLPLVALNGLLGVADSIREPASMALFADEGTDDGSVASSFGIRELVWRPGSVVAPMIGGLLMDTAGMQWVFFVGAFAAFSGIFTFLGVLSRTHGAEALTRW, encoded by the coding sequence GTGAACGAGGAGAAACTGCAGTTCTACGCGCTGTATCTGACACGCTTTGCCGCCGGGTTCGGCTTCATCACGCTCGTGACGCTGCTGCCGACCTACGTCAACCTCTTCGACGCGACCGGTCTCGTCGTCGGACTGTTCACGACGGCGTTCACACTCTCACAGACCGTTGCAACTGTGCCGCTGGCGTGGGCGGGCGACCGCGGCGACAAGCGACTCGTTCTCGCTGGCTGTCTCGGCCTCGGCATTCTGAGCTACGTCGCCTTCGCGTTCGTCTCCTCGCCCGACCACTCCTCGCTGGAGTTCATCCTCGTTCGTGCTCTGCAAGGCGTCGCAATCACCGGGTCTGGGTTGATGTCGCTCGCTCTCGTCGGCGAACTCGCGCCTGCCGACCAGCGCGCCAACTACATCGGCAAGGCCAACGCGTGGCGCTTCGCCGCCGGAATTCTAGGTAGTCTGAGCGCGGGCGGTCTCTATCAACTCTATGGGTTCGACGCCGTCTACGCGGTCCTCGTCGCGCTTCTCCTGCCCGCCATGGTCGGCGTCTGGTACTTCCTCGACGCCGACGACACGTCGATTCGAGGCAACCCCTTCTCTGACCTCGCGTTCAACGAACGACTCCTCACGCTCACAAGTTTCCGCGCCCAGTACGCTGTCGCCGTGACGCTCGTTCGGACGTGGGTGCCACTCTACGCGGGCGTCGAGGCAGCACAGGGCGGTCTCGCGTATGCCCCAATCGCGGTCAGCGTCGTCCTCACAGCCGAGAAGTTGACGAACATGCTCTGTCAACCCTACACCGGTCGCTGGTCCGACCGCGCTGGACGCTCGCTGTTCGTCTTCGTCGGCGGCGGGTTCTACGGACTGGTCGCGCTTGCGGTGCCGTTCGCCCCCGCAATCGGCGACTTCCTCGGCCTACCAGGGACCTATCCCTTCCTCGGGCCGCTCTCCGCGGCGTTCCTTCCGTTGGTCGCGCTGAACGGCCTGCTCGGAGTCGCAGACAGCATCCGCGAACCCGCCAGCATGGCGCTGTTCGCCGACGAGGGGACAGACGACGGGAGCGTCGCGTCGAGTTTCGGCATCCGGGAACTCGTCTGGCGACCCGGGAGCGTCGTCGCGCCGATGATCGGCGGCCTGCTGATGGACACCGCCGGAATGCAGTGGGTGTTCTTCGTCGGTGCGTTCGCCGCGTTCAGCGGCATCTTCACCTTCCTCGGCGTGCTGTCGCGGACACACGGGGCGGAAGCACTGACTCGCTGGTAG
- a CDS encoding PAS domain S-box protein yields the protein MGDRIRVLLVDDDEAVADLTATYLRRVGENLEPTIETNPTTALDRLANERVDCVVSDYDMPEMNGLAFFEQVRELDPDLPFVLFTGKGSEEIASEAISAGVTDYLQKSTGTEQYEMLANRVENAVAQHRAEIEAAEASEQTRRLFERVTDAFFALDDDWRFRYVNERAAELFGQTREELLGSDIRETFPDGNEGKFHEAYERAFEEQVATTVESTLVVDSERWVEARAYPAEDGISVYGRDVSERKQMESELRETKGKIESLYDVAARAVSCTTEQEIYDLAVAAAEDILAFDLCMVDAAEGDELVPKAVSKGVPTDGYYETTTLDADDNIVAAVFHSGESNLVHDVDDGDHDAAESQYRSALTVPLGEFGVFQAVSEEPNGFDYEDRELTELLVAHLTEALRRIDSERELRAERDRFAALFENVPNAVVSCVYDDTQEPRIRAANPAFEETFGRDASELVGEPLDDIIVPPEREREADDINERVREGECVDGIELRRGTDGDVRDFLFHTDAIEVDGDTEIVSVYTDITDQKERERELARQNDRLDEFASVISHDLRNPLNVAQGRFEMLAEDVDDNPHVEPLERALDRMDALVADVLTLTRQGDTVTETEPLELRTIATDAWATVDTADATLRIDGETSIEAAPGRLRQLLENLFRNSVEHGSTGSETESHDAVEHSSTSNQASPDNVVERGSTARETESHDAFERGGGDVTVTVGPLDDGGFYVADDGPGIAPDEREQVFDHGYTTATDGTGFGLAIVSDIAEAHGWSVALTESEKGGARFEIRE from the coding sequence ATGGGCGACCGCATTCGCGTGCTATTAGTCGACGACGACGAGGCAGTCGCGGACCTCACGGCGACGTATCTACGGCGGGTTGGCGAAAACTTAGAGCCGACTATCGAGACGAACCCCACGACGGCTCTGGACCGGCTAGCCAACGAGCGCGTCGATTGCGTCGTCAGCGACTACGACATGCCCGAGATGAACGGATTAGCGTTTTTCGAACAGGTTCGGGAGTTAGACCCCGACCTGCCGTTCGTCCTGTTCACCGGCAAAGGAAGCGAGGAGATAGCGAGCGAAGCCATCTCGGCCGGCGTCACCGACTACCTCCAGAAGAGCACCGGCACCGAGCAGTACGAGATGCTGGCCAACCGCGTCGAGAACGCCGTCGCCCAGCACCGCGCCGAAATTGAGGCCGCCGAAGCGAGCGAGCAGACGCGTCGTCTCTTCGAGCGTGTCACGGACGCCTTCTTCGCTCTGGACGACGACTGGCGGTTCCGGTACGTCAACGAGCGCGCCGCCGAGTTGTTCGGACAAACACGCGAGGAGCTACTCGGGTCGGACATCCGCGAGACGTTCCCAGACGGCAATGAAGGGAAATTCCACGAAGCCTACGAGAGGGCCTTCGAAGAGCAGGTGGCGACGACCGTCGAATCGACGCTCGTGGTCGATTCCGAGCGGTGGGTCGAAGCGAGGGCCTATCCCGCCGAAGACGGCATCTCGGTCTACGGCCGCGACGTGAGCGAGCGCAAGCAGATGGAATCGGAACTTCGGGAGACCAAAGGAAAAATCGAGTCGCTGTACGACGTCGCTGCGCGAGCGGTGTCGTGTACGACCGAGCAAGAGATTTACGACCTCGCAGTCGCTGCGGCAGAGGACATCTTGGCGTTCGACCTCTGCATGGTCGATGCCGCCGAAGGTGACGAACTCGTCCCTAAGGCCGTCTCGAAAGGCGTTCCGACCGACGGCTACTACGAGACGACGACTCTCGACGCTGACGACAATATCGTCGCAGCAGTGTTCCACAGCGGCGAGTCGAACCTCGTCCACGACGTGGACGACGGAGACCACGACGCCGCGGAGAGCCAGTACCGGTCGGCACTGACGGTCCCGCTCGGCGAGTTCGGCGTCTTCCAAGCGGTTTCGGAGGAACCGAATGGTTTCGACTACGAGGACCGCGAACTGACGGAACTCCTCGTGGCCCACCTCACGGAAGCACTGCGGCGCATCGACTCGGAGCGCGAACTGCGGGCCGAGCGCGACCGGTTCGCCGCGCTGTTCGAGAACGTGCCCAACGCCGTCGTCAGTTGCGTCTACGACGACACTCAAGAGCCACGCATTCGCGCGGCCAACCCCGCCTTCGAGGAGACGTTCGGCCGTGACGCGAGCGAACTCGTCGGCGAACCGCTGGACGACATTATCGTCCCGCCGGAGAGAGAACGGGAGGCAGACGACATCAACGAGCGCGTCCGCGAGGGCGAGTGCGTCGATGGCATCGAACTCCGCCGCGGCACCGACGGCGACGTTCGGGACTTCCTGTTCCACACCGACGCCATCGAGGTGGACGGTGACACCGAAATCGTCAGCGTCTATACGGACATCACCGACCAGAAAGAGCGCGAGCGCGAACTCGCCCGCCAGAACGACCGCTTGGACGAGTTCGCGAGCGTCATTTCACACGACCTGCGCAATCCGCTGAACGTCGCACAGGGTCGCTTCGAGATGCTAGCCGAAGACGTAGACGACAACCCTCACGTCGAACCGCTCGAACGCGCGCTCGACCGGATGGACGCGTTGGTCGCGGACGTGTTGACCCTCACGCGGCAGGGCGACACCGTCACGGAGACCGAACCGCTCGAACTCCGGACGATTGCTACCGACGCGTGGGCCACCGTAGACACGGCAGACGCCACGCTCCGAATCGACGGCGAGACGAGTATCGAAGCGGCTCCGGGTCGGTTGCGTCAGTTGCTGGAGAACCTGTTTCGGAACAGCGTCGAACACGGTTCGACAGGCAGTGAGACCGAGTCTCACGACGCCGTGGAGCATAGCTCCACGAGCAATCAGGCTTCGCCTGATAACGTTGTCGAACGTGGTTCGACAGCCCGTGAGACAGAGTCTCACGACGCCTTCGAACGCGGCGGTGGCGACGTGACGGTTACGGTCGGCCCCCTCGACGATGGAGGCTTCTACGTCGCCGACGACGGACCGGGCATCGCGCCGGACGAACGAGAGCAGGTGTTCGACCACGGCTACACCACCGCCACGGACGGCACCGGCTTCGGTCTGGCCATCGTCTCGGACATCGCGGAGGCCCACGGCTGGTCGGTCGCACTGACCGAGAGCGAGAAGGGTGGCGCGCGATTCGAGATTCGGGAGTGA